GACCTTGACCACGCCGGTGCCGAACGCGCGGTCCACGTAATCGTCGGTGATCACCGGCACCAGACGGCCGGTCAGCGGCAGCACGATCTGTGCGGCATGCAGGGTGGCGTAGCGCGCATCGTCCGGGTGCACCATCACCGCGGTATCGCCGAGCATGGTTTCCGGGCGCGTGGTGGCCACCACCAGGTAATCGCGGGTTTCGCGCAGGGTCTCGACGCCATCGGCATCATGCTCGACGTGTTCGTAGGTCACACCGTCGGCGAGCGGGTAGCGGATCGACCACAAAAAGCCGTCTTCTTCGACGTTTTCCACTTCCAGATCGGAGATGGCGGTCTTCAGCACCGGGTCCCAGTTGACCAGGCGTTGGCCGCGGTAGATCAGGCCCTGTTCGTACCAGCGCACGAACGCCTCGGTGACCGCGGCCGAGGGCTGCGGGTCCATGGTGAAGGTGCTGCGCGACCAATCGCTGGAGGTGCCCAGCCGGCGCATCTGGCGCTCGATGGTGTCGCCGGATTGCGCCTTCCATTCCCACACCTTGGCGATGAAGCCCTCACGCCCCAGCGTGTCGCGCGTTTCGCCCTTGCCTTCCAGCGCGAGGTTGCGCGAGACCACCATTTCCGTGGCGATGCCGGCATGGTCGGTACCCACCTGCCACAAGGTGTCGTAGCCGCGCATGCGGTGGTAACGCACCAGCGCATCCATCAAGGTCTGCTGGAACGCATGCCCCATGTGCAGCGTGCCGGTCACGTTCGGCGGCGGCAGCAACACGGTGTAAGGCTCGCCGCTGCCGGACGGCTTGAAATGCCCGGCCGACTCCCACTGTGCGTACAAGCGCGATTCGAACGAGGAGGGGTCGTAGCTGGAGGCGAGTTGTGTCATGGTGGAATCAAAAGGAGACTGGAAATTTGAATGATCGAAGCGGCGCTAGTTAGCACCAGAATGCAGTTTTTTTCGTTTTTCAGAGATGGGAAGTAAGGTAATTGGAAAATCTGTCAGTGATTCATTGCGCCATAAGCTTGTGTCAGCTTACGCAGTCCATCGCGAAACTTACAGAAGCTTGGAGACTGATTGAGCTCTACATCCATCTTGGGGCAGATATGGTCGGCCCATGCATGCTTGACCTCGCCAGGTAGCGGCCAGCCAGCTTTCATGATGGCTGCAGATCCGCCAGGGTGAACTGCGTCCGCCAAGAGCTCCCAGGTTCCACAGATGCTGTCCTGCTGGTAGCCCGAAAGTATTTCTTTTCTTGCTTTTGGATAGGCAGCGAGCACAGCTGGCTTGTCACCCAGGAACCAGGATTCCATTTCCTCGATCGCGAGGCGAAAAAGAGTCTTCGGCGCCGGATTGCACCGCTGCAGCACGGCTTTCAAATCGGCCAGGAAAGTAGCGCAGTCGCGTCGATCACTATCTAAGACAACAACTACTGCGTCTACGCCTTGCGTCCTGCCGTACCCGCTGAGGAGTCTGGGAAGCTGGTTCAATAATGCGCGCTTCGCAGGGTCTGCAGTAGTCGAAAGGCCGGCTGGTAGTCGTCCGATTCCTTTGTAGGGGTGGATGCGCCACGTATGCGGTTCTCCATGGAGCCCGATGACGGCTGGCAGCAGCATGCTCACCACCTTGGCGCCAGAACTGTCTTCCACAAGGACTTCAATATGCATACTTATTTTGTATCCAAGTAGTCGCCATACCAAAGTCCACCGAGGGGCAATCCTTCTTCTACGAGATTACGCACCAAATCGATATCGGACGCCCGGCAAATGGTGGAAAATCCATTTTTTCCTTTCTCGAGTATCCAGACTTCCTTGGTTGAAAGTGCATCTACGAAATAGGGCTGGTGGGTGGTGACGAAGATCTGTGGGGCGTTCTTCTTTCCCGTGGCATGGCTTCGCAGTTCACTCGCAAGTGAATCGAGTAATCGATGGTAAAGACCGTTCTCGGGCTCCTCGATGCAGATAAATGGTGGTGGTTCAGGATCTTCCATCAAGAGCAGGTATGCAAATATTTTCAGCGTTCCATCCGACATCTGGCCAGCATAGAAGGGATCGTTGAAGGCACCATCGTTGAATTGAAGAAGGACGCGTTTGTCTTGCGTCACAGTTGTTCTGATGCTGTGCACGCCAGGAATTTTTGCCGCGATACGGTCAAGGATTGTTTTGAAACGTTCTTTATGTTCGCGTTCCATATATTGAACGACGTTTCCGATGTTTTCGCCATGCACATCGAGATGTCGCTGAGCCCCGGCCGAAGGTATGGAGCGTGCAGAGTCCGGGTGGAAATAGGAGAGATGCCAGCCTTTCAGGAAGTCGCGGAAACGCTTGATGCGCGGATGCTCTTTCAATGTGCCAAGAGTTGCAATTCCCAACTGGCGCAAATCAGTGAGCTCCACATCCTCTTGAGCGCGATCTTCTTCGCCGCTGGATGTTTCCACCGCTTCTTCGCCAGCCCATACCTTTCCAACGCCGTGATGCAGGCGTAAGAATGGGTAGGGGCGGCCGTGTTTCTGTCCTTTGCGACGTTGCTTGAGAACCTCTGACTCGACGAATGGTCGCCCGCTGCTGTCCAGATTGATGGCCAGCTCGTAGGTGATGGGGCGTTCGCCCTTGGCTTCTCGGTAATAGATATCGAACCGTATGGATTCCTCAGTTCCCAAGGAGCGCATGCGCTCAAAGCCTCCGCGTTGTTTATCGTCGCAGGCCGATTCCACGTCCTTCGATAAGCAGTCGGCGACAAAGCCGAAGGCATCGAATAGCGTGCTTTTTCCGACACCGTTCTTGCCGATGACAACGGTGAAAGGAGTCAGCGGATCACCCTGCTGTTCAGCAGATAGGCGTCCAAGCGTGATATCGCGCAGCGCGCGATAGTTGCGGACACGAAAGCCTTCGATTAATGCCATATCCTTCCCCTACATGTCGTATTTCGTGAGTTCCAGGCCCAGGGCCTTGTACTGCTTCCAGCGTTCGCGCAGCGGTTCGCGGGCGGCGGGGTCGGCGGGCACCACTTCCAGCACGCGGTCGCAGGCGCCCAGGTACGGGTCGTCGCGCAGGTTGATCACCAGCGGGCGCGAGGGCGCGGCGAACTCGGGCGTTGCGATCAGCACCGGCGCCAGTTCGTCTTCCTCATCGGTGCCGGCGATCTGGTGCGGCACATAGGCTTCGTCGTCGAACGCCCACAACAGGTCATCCAGCGCCTCGGCCTGTGCGGCATCGCGCGCCAGGATCAGCGTGGACAGGTTGGCATCGTTGGCCTTGCGCGCCAGCTCGCAGACCAGCCGCAGCGGTTCGTCGAGGAAGCGCGGTTTGGCGATCAGGTAAAAGTCGGCACGGGGCATCAGGGCAGGGAATCGGGAGAGGAGAGTTGGGAATGGTCACGGCACCGCCGCGACCTCGAAGGTCGCGGCGGTGCCTGAAAGGAAAGGGCTTTCACGATTCCCTATTCCCGATTTTCAATTCCCACCTTCGGCGCGGTCCAGCAACCACTGGGTCAGCAGGCCGACCGGGCGGCCGGTGGCCATGCCGCGCTTGCCTTCGTCGCTGGCCACGCCGGCGATGTCCAGATGCGCCCAGCGCTGGTTTTCGGTGAAGCGCGACAGGAAGCAGCCGGCGGTGATCGCGCCACCCCAGCGGCCGCCGATGTTGTAGACGTCGGCGAAGGTGGAATCCAGCAGGCCCTGGTATTCGTCCCACAGCGGCAGGCGCCAGGCGCGGTCGAACACGTGCTCGCCGGCGGCCAGCAGTTCATTGGCCAGATCGTCGTGCTTGCTCATCAATCCGGCGGTCTGGTGGCCCAGGGCCACCATGCAGGCGCCGGTCAGCGTGGCCACGTCCACCAGCGCTTCGGGGTTGAAGCGCTCGGCGTAGGTCAGCGCATCGCACAGGATCAGGCGGCCTTCGGCGTCGGTGTTGCCGACCTCGATGGTCTTGCCGGACATGCTGGTGATCACGTCCGAGGGACGATAGGCATTGCCGTCGATGGCGTTTTCCACCGCCGGCACCACCACCACCAGGTTGATCGGCAGCTCGGCCTTGACCGTGGCCACGAAGGTGCCGATGACGTTGGCGCCGCCGCACATGTCGTACTTCATTTCCTCGATGCCGCCCTGCGTCTTGAGGTTGACGCCACCGGTATCGAAGGTGATGCCCTTGCCGACCAGCACGTAGGGGCGCGCCTCGCCGCCGCCGTTCCACTTCAGCACGATCAGGCGCGGGCGGTTGGCCGAGCCACGCGCCACCGACAACAGCGAGCCCATGCCCAGCGCTTCCATCTGCTGCTCGTCCAGGATCTCGGCCTCGGCGCCGGGGAACTTGCCGGCGAAGGCGGCCGCGGTCTCGGCCAGGTAGGCCGGGGTGCAGTAGTTCGGCGGCAGGTTGCCCAGCTCGCGGGCGAACTCCACGCCTTCGGCGGTGGCGATACCCACGGCCAGGGCGCGGGCGTCGTCGCCGGCGATCGCCAGGGTGGTCAGGCCGGTGTCGTCGACCTTCTTCTTGCCCAGCGTGGCGGTGTAGCGGTAGGCGGCATGGTCGCTGACGATGACGGCCTGGCGGATGTTCCAGGCTGCGTCGCGTGCCTTGACGGGCAGTTCGGTCAGGGTGAGCAGGGCGGTGCCGATCGGGCCGGTCTTCAATGCGCGGGCCGCATCGCCGATGGCCTTGAGGTAGGGCGCCACGCCAAACTTGGCGGCATCGCCCAGGCCCACCACCAGCACGCGCGGGGCCTGCACGCCGGGCAGGTCATGCACCAGGCTGGTGGTGCCGGTCTTGGTGGCCACATCGCCCCGTGCCACCAGCGCCGTCAGGCGGCCCTGGCTGGCGCTGTCCAGCGCCTGGGCAGCGGGCGAGAGGGTCTTGTCGGCGAACGCGCCAACCACGATGCAGTCGACGTGGGCGCTTGCCGGCGCGTCTTGGTTCAGGGTGAATTGCAGGGCCATTGATCAGATTCCGTAGGCAAATCCGTACAATCGCGGGCTGTTTACGCCAACCTGACTAGGCTGGCGGCGCCGCGAACGAATCCGAGAGTTTAAAACAAGCCCACCCTATGCCGAAGCTCGATCGATATCTGCTTAGCGATTTCACCCAGAGCTTCCTGGCAACCCTCATCGTGCTGCTGGTCGTGAGCGTGGGCGGGGTGCTAGTGGATATCCTCGGCAATATTGCCGATGGCCGTATCCCCGCGCGGTTGCTGCTGTCCCAGGTGGGTCTGCAATTCGTTGCCTACCTGCCGATCATCCTGCCGCTGGCGCTGATGCTGGGCCTGCTGCTGGCGCTGGCGCGGCTGTACCGCGATTCAGAAATGGCGGTCATCACGGCGATTGGCATCGGCCCGCGGCGCATGCTGCGCCCGATCCTGTGGCTGGTGGTGCCGGTGGTGGTGGTGATTGGCGCCTGCTCGTTGTGGCTGGGCCCCTGGGCCAGCCGCACCGCCGAGCTGATGCTGGAAGACGCCAACCGCAGCGTGGTGATGGCCGGCCTGGAATCGGGCAAGTTCACCCCGTTGTCCGGCGGCGGCGTGGTCTACCTGACCACCATCTCCCCCGACGGCAAGGGCCTGGGCAAGGTCTTCATGCAGCGCCAGAAGGATGACCGCATCGACGTGGTCACCGCCGAGCGCGGCGCCATGTTCTTCGAGGGCAAGACCGACCGCTACCTGCGCCTGGAAGATGGCCATCGCATCGAAGGCCCGGCTGGT
The nucleotide sequence above comes from Xanthomonas campestris pv. campestris str. ATCC 33913. Encoded proteins:
- a CDS encoding AAA family ATPase; translated protein: MALIEGFRVRNYRALRDITLGRLSAEQQGDPLTPFTVVIGKNGVGKSTLFDAFGFVADCLSKDVESACDDKQRGGFERMRSLGTEESIRFDIYYREAKGERPITYELAINLDSSGRPFVESEVLKQRRKGQKHGRPYPFLRLHHGVGKVWAGEEAVETSSGEEDRAQEDVELTDLRQLGIATLGTLKEHPRIKRFRDFLKGWHLSYFHPDSARSIPSAGAQRHLDVHGENIGNVVQYMEREHKERFKTILDRIAAKIPGVHSIRTTVTQDKRVLLQFNDGAFNDPFYAGQMSDGTLKIFAYLLLMEDPEPPPFICIEEPENGLYHRLLDSLASELRSHATGKKNAPQIFVTTHQPYFVDALSTKEVWILEKGKNGFSTICRASDIDLVRNLVEEGLPLGGLWYGDYLDTK
- a CDS encoding DNA polymerase III subunit chi; amino-acid sequence: MPRADFYLIAKPRFLDEPLRLVCELARKANDANLSTLILARDAAQAEALDDLLWAFDDEAYVPHQIAGTDEEDELAPVLIATPEFAAPSRPLVINLRDDPYLGACDRVLEVVPADPAAREPLRERWKQYKALGLELTKYDM
- a CDS encoding leucyl aminopeptidase, which encodes MALQFTLNQDAPASAHVDCIVVGAFADKTLSPAAQALDSASQGRLTALVARGDVATKTGTTSLVHDLPGVQAPRVLVVGLGDAAKFGVAPYLKAIGDAARALKTGPIGTALLTLTELPVKARDAAWNIRQAVIVSDHAAYRYTATLGKKKVDDTGLTTLAIAGDDARALAVGIATAEGVEFARELGNLPPNYCTPAYLAETAAAFAGKFPGAEAEILDEQQMEALGMGSLLSVARGSANRPRLIVLKWNGGGEARPYVLVGKGITFDTGGVNLKTQGGIEEMKYDMCGGANVIGTFVATVKAELPINLVVVVPAVENAIDGNAYRPSDVITSMSGKTIEVGNTDAEGRLILCDALTYAERFNPEALVDVATLTGACMVALGHQTAGLMSKHDDLANELLAAGEHVFDRAWRLPLWDEYQGLLDSTFADVYNIGGRWGGAITAGCFLSRFTENQRWAHLDIAGVASDEGKRGMATGRPVGLLTQWLLDRAEGGN
- the lptF gene encoding LPS export ABC transporter permease LptF, translated to MPKLDRYLLSDFTQSFLATLIVLLVVSVGGVLVDILGNIADGRIPARLLLSQVGLQFVAYLPIILPLALMLGLLLALARLYRDSEMAVITAIGIGPRRMLRPILWLVVPVVVVIGACSLWLGPWASRTAELMLEDANRSVVMAGLESGKFTPLSGGGVVYLTTISPDGKGLGKVFMQRQKDDRIDVVTAERGAMFFEGKTDRYLRLEDGHRIEGPAGAQGLDYRLMTFASNDVALPDRTKAHDANDPEVMSTFKLIGDARPIARAELHRRLAPPLLALAFALLTLPLSRSAPRQQRYGRIMLAFLAYLVGTNLMIVGTQWIANGKVPGALGLWWLTLPLLAVSIWAYARDGRLSRPRARA